In one window of Musa acuminata AAA Group cultivar baxijiao chromosome BXJ3-2, Cavendish_Baxijiao_AAA, whole genome shotgun sequence DNA:
- the LOC135632062 gene encoding probable RNA-dependent RNA polymerase SHL2, translated as MDSFHRNTEQKEMIVSQVSFGGFDAKVSAKELADFLEYEAGIIWRCRVKTSWTPPESYPVFKGTDDAFDVPRKDDYGRVVPHAFVHFARPDAVKKAMDAAGKCDLVLNGRPLRANVGTESSFRVNRRRTTDPFRFSNASVEIGNLVSRDEFLVSWKGPDSAVDFVIDPFDDCCKILFSKETAFYFKGLREMTLIMCDFKVEFLLRDINEVRVHKDAAPFVMQFQLISAPYVYYRTADDDIYTSVPFNLLDDEDPWIRTTDITPSGAIGRCNSYRISLSPRFGPKMERSLAYLREHGVAENRPRCRLVVRDEPGYGAHMSDPFFCIQNKKGINFATMFLVNALVHRGIVNQHQLSEEFFSLLRCQSEMVNGTALMHILSYKHPIFDAPGRLKLVQEWLLRNPKLLRHSKFSDDIIEVRKLVITPTKAYCLPPEVELSNRVLRKYKEVADRFLRVTFTDEGMQQLNSNVLNYYVAPIVRDITSNSFPQKTTVFKRIKDILTNGFHLYGQKYSFLAFSSNQLRDRSAWFFAEVSGSITVTTIRNWMGKFSNKNVAKCAARMGQCFSSTYATVNVTPNEVNSELEDIKRNGYVFSDGIGKITPELALEVAQKLHLTEDPPSAYQIRYAGCKGVVAVWPGNDDGIKLSLRPSMNKFESNHTILEVVSWTRFQPGFLNRQLVTLLSSLKVPDSVFERMQDTMILKLNQILHDTNVAFEILTTSCAEQGNTAAMMLSAGFRPQTEPHLKAMLSCIRSTQLGDLLAKTKIFVPKGRLLMGCLDELGVLEHGQCFIQASTPSLENCLSKHGSRFSASQNNRQVIVGTVAVGKNPCLHPGDIRILEAVDVPELHHLVDCLTFPQRGDRPHTNEASGSDLDGDLYFVTWDENLLPPGKKSWVPMDYTPAEVKQFPRQILPQDIIDFYLKNMVNENHGVICNAHVVHADRSEHGALDENCLKLAELAATAVDFPKTGKIVTMPPALKPKTYPDFMGKDDRLSYKSEKILGKLYRKIKDATDDELPSELPCTFEDLPYDTDLEIIGSLDYVADAWQNKVVYDRHLNALLAQYRVSSEGEVVTGHIWSLPKYNSRKQGELKERLKNAYSSLRKQFRHIFKTMSPDLLQLTDDEKCFFYEMKASAWYQVTYHPRWVKKYSELKEPDGDGVPARLSFAWIAADYLVQIKVRCQERGTPDSQKAN; from the exons ATGGATTCGTTCCATAGGAACACGGAGCAGAAGGAAATGATTGTTAGTCAGGTAAGTTTCGGCGGGTTCGATGCGAAGGTCTCCGCGAAGGAACTCGCTGATTTCTTGGAGTACGAAGCTGGGATCATTTGGCGGTGTCGTGTGAAGACGTCCTGGACCCCGCCCGAGTCATACCCCGTCTTCAAGGGCACTGATGATGCCTTCGATGTGCCGAGGAAGGACGATTACGGCCGCGTGGTGCCTCACGCATTTGTTCACTTTGCGCGCCCTGATGCCGTTAAGAAAGCAATGGATGCCGCGGGAAAGTGTGATCTTGTCTTGAATGGCCGCCCGCTGAGGGCCAATGTGGGAACCGAGAGTTCGTTCCGTGTCAACAGGAGGAGGACAACCGACCCCTTCAGGTTCTCCAACGCCAGCGTCGAGATCGGTAATTTGGTCAGCAGAGATGAATTCTTGGTCAGTTGGAAGGGGCCTGATTCGGCGGTCGATTTTGTGATCGACCCCTTCGATGATTGCTGCAAGATCCTTTTCTCCAAAGAGACAGCTTTCTATTTCAAAGGGTTGCGGGAAATGACACtgatcatgtgtgatttcaaggtgGAGTTCTTGCTTAGAGACATCAATGAAGTGAGAGTACACAAGGATGCAGCCCCCTTTGTGATGCAGTTCCAGCTAATCTCAGCGCCTTACGTGTATTATCGGACTGCTGATGATGACATCTACACGTCTGTCCCGTTTAATCTGTTAGACGATGAGGATCCCTGGATCAGAACAACGGACATTACACCTAGTGGTGCCATCGGTCGGTGTAACTCATACAGAATTTCACTGTCCCCACGTTTTGGGCCTAAGATGGAGAGATCCCTGGCTTATCTGAGAGAACATGGTGTAGCTGAGAACCGGCCAAGATGCCGGCTTGTAGTCCGAGATGAGCCTGGTTATGGAGCTCACATGTCTGATCCCTTTTTCTGTATTCAGAACAAAAAAGGTATCAATTTTGCAACAATGTTTTTAGTGAATGCACTAGTACATAGAGGCATAGTTAACCAGCACCAACTGTCTGAGGAGTTCTTTTCCTTACTGAGGTGCCAGAGTGAGATGGTAAATGGAACAGCACTGATGCATATCTTGTCTTACAAGCACCCCATATTTGATGCCCCGGGGAGGCTTAAGCTTGTCCAGGAGTGGCTTTTAAGGAACCCCAAACTTCTCAGGCACTCGAAGTTCTCTGATGACATTATTGAAGTGAGGAAGCTTGTTATAACTCCAACAAAGGCATACTGTCTCCCTCCAGAGGTAGAACTCTCGAATAGGGTTCTTCGGAAGTACAAGGAGGTTGCTGATAGATTCTTGAGGGTGACTTTTACGGATGAAGGGATGCAACAGTTGAATAGTAATGTTTTGAACTACTATGTTGCACCGATCGTTCGGGACATCACTTCAAACTCGTTTCCTCAGAAAACTACTGTGTTTAAGAGGATAAAGGATATACTAACTAATGGTTTTCATCTATATGGTCAGAAGTACTCCTTTTTAGCATTTTCGTCCAATCAGCTACGGGATCGGTCGGCCTGGTTTTTTGCAGAGGTTTCTGGCTCTATAACAGTGACAACCATTAGGAACTGGATGGGCAAATTCTCTAATAAGAATGTCGCGAAGTGTGCTGCTCGAATGGGGCAGTGCTTTTCATCCACATATGCCACGGTGAACGTGACACCAAATGAAGTAAATTCTGAACTTGAAGATATTAAGCGAAATGGATATGTCTTTTCAGATGGAATAGGAAAGATCACACCAGAGCTTGCACTGGAAGTTGCCCAAAAACTGCATTTGACGGAGGACCCCCCTTCTGCCTATCAGATCAGATATGCTGGCTGCAAAGGGGTCGTAGCTGTTTGGCCAGGAAATGATGATGGGATCAAGCTGTCCCTGAGACCAAGCATGAACAAATTTGAGTCTAACCATACAATCTTGGAGGTGGTTTCATGGACCAGGTTCCAGCCAGGCTTTTTAAACCGACAGCTTGTGACATTGCTTTCATCATTGAAGGTACCTGATAGTGTTTTCGAAAGAATGCAGGACACGATGATTCTTAAACTGAATCAGATACTTCATGATACCAATGTTGCATTTGAGATTCTTACCACCTCATGTGCTGAACAAGGGAACACTGCAGCAATGATGTTGAGTGCTGGTTTCAGACCTCAAACTGAACCTCACTTGAAAGCGATGCTCTCATGCATAAGGTCCACACAGCTAGGAGATCTTTTGGCAAAaacaaaaatttttgttccaaaagGTAGGTTGTTAATGGGCTGCCTTGATGAACTTGGGGTTCTTGAACATGGACAATGCTTTATCCAGGCCTCAACTCCTTCACTGGAGAATTGTTTGTCAAAGCACGGTTCGAGGTTTTCAGCATCACAGAACAATAGGCAAGTCATTGTGGGTACTGTGGCTGTAGGCAAAAACCCGTGTCTTCACCCAGGAGATATTAGGATCCTTGAAGCTGTTGATGTACCTGAGTTGCATCATCTTGTTGATTGTTTAACATTTCCTCAAAGAGGAGACAGGCCTCATACCAATGAGGCATCTGGAAGTGACCTGGATGGCGATCTCTACTTTGTGACATGGGATGAAAATCTTTTACCTCCAGGCAAGAAGAGCTGGGTACCAATGGATTATACCCCTGCTGAAGTCAAGCAATTCCCACGGCAAATCTTGCCTCAA GACATTATTGACTTCTATTTGAAGAATATGGTAAATGAAAACCATGGTGTCATTTGTAATGCTCATGTGGTCCATGCTGACCGTAGTGAACATGGAGCCCTGGATGAGAATTGCCTTAAGTTAGCTGAGCTGGCTGCCACTGCTGTGGACTTCCCGAAGACAGGAAAAATTGTAACTATGCCGCCAGCCCTTAAACCTAAGACCTATCCTGATTTCATGGGTAAGGATGACCGTTTGTCCTATAAGTCAGAGAAGATCTTGGGAAAGTTGTATCGTAAGATCAAAGATGCCACTGATGATGAGTTGCCATCCGAACTACCATGCACATTTGAGGACTTACCCTATGATACGGATCTTGAGATTATTGGATCCTTAGATTACGTTGCCGATGCATGGCAAAACAAGGTTGTATATGACCGACATCTAAATGCATTGTTAGCTCAGTACAGAGTCAGCTCAGAGGGGGAAGTGGTTACTGGCCATATTTGGTCCTTGCCAAAATACAATAGCAGGAAACAAGGCGAGTTAAAGGAGCGGCTAAAGAATGCATACAGCTCACTTCGTAAACAGTTCCGGCATATTTTTAAGACCATGAGCCCTGATCTTTTACAACTTACAGATGATGAGAagtgttttttttatgaaatgaagGCTTCAGCATGGTATCAAGTGACTTATCATCCTCGGTGGGTAAAAAAGTATAGCGAATTAAAAGAACCTGATGGGGATGGGGTGCCTGCACGGCTTAGTTTTGCATGGATAGCAGCTGATTACCTGGTTCAGATCAAGGTAAGATGCCAGGAGAGGGGAACACCTGATAGCCAAAAGGCCAATTGA
- the LOC135632063 gene encoding RHOMBOID-like protein 5 isoform X1: MGKKASYSPAMSDLDAGRRGPWVAPCPPPPQETWVAWLVPLIALANIVSFGYTMYVNDCPSTHRLEASDCVFPSLGRFAFEPFSINPLLGPSLYTLDSLGALDYNKVVVEGERWRLLACIWLHAGVIHLLANMLSLLFTGVRLEQEFGFVKIGLLYVLSGIGGSLMSCFSIQSNISVGASGALFGLLGAMLSELITNWTIYSNKCAALLTLMVVIAINLVVGVVPHVDSSAHIGGFVSGFLLGFVLLMRPQFGWISRRHIPPGYNMELVRPKHNLCQYLLWFTALVVLIIGFLFGLIKLSYVDRQLH; encoded by the exons ATGGGGAAGAAGGCTTCGTATTCGCCAGCTATGAGCGACTTGGACGCTGGCCGAAGAGGCCCGTGGGTGGCACCGTGCCCCCCGCCGCCTCAGGAGACGTGGGTGGCGTGGTTGGTGCCCCTCATCGCCCTCGCCAACATTGTCTCCTTCGGCTACACCATGTATGTCAACGACTGCCCCTCCACCCACCGCCTCGAGGCCTCCGATTGCGTCTTCCCTTCCCTTGGCCGATTCGCGTTCGAgcccttctccatcaacccgcTCCTTGGTCCCTCCCTCTACAC GCTTGATAGTTTGGGGGCTCTTGATTACAATAAAGTAGTAGTGGAAGGTGAAAGATGGAGGCTTCTTGCCTGCATATGGTTACATGCTGGGGTTATCCATTTGCTTGCTAACATGTTAAGCCTTCTATTCACGGGCGTTCGTCTTGAACAGGAATTTGGATTTG TGAAAATTGGATTACTATATGTCCTTTCTGGCATTGGTGGGAGCTTGATGTCCTGTTTCTCTATTCAATCAAATATATCAGTTGGTGCATCAGGTGCACTTTTTGGATTGTTAGGGGCAATGCTGTCTGAGCTGATCACAAATTGGACAATTTACTCTAATAAG TGTGCAGCACTTTTGACTCTAATGGTCGTAATTGCTATTAACTTGGTGGTTGGAGTTGTTCCTCATGTGGATAGTTCTGCCCATATTGGAGGATTTGTTTCTGGTTTTCTGCTTGGTTTTGTGCTTCTAATGCGTCCTCAGTTTGGGTGGATCAGCCGTAGGCACATCCCTCCAGGTTATAACATGGAACTCGTTAGACCAAAGCACAACTTGTGCCAATATCTTCTCTGGTTTACAGCCCTTGTTGTCTTGATCATTGG ATTTTTGTTTGGCTTGATTAAGCTATCATATGTAGACCGGCAGctacattga
- the LOC135632063 gene encoding RHOMBOID-like protein 3 isoform X2, with protein MGKKASYSPAMSDLDAGRRGPWVAPCPPPPQETWVAWLVPLIALANIVSFGYTMYVNDCPSTHRLEASDCVFPSLGRFAFEPFSINPLLGPSLYTLDSLGALDYNKVVVEGERWRLLACIWLHAGVIHLLANMLSLLFTGVRLEQEFGFVKIGLLYVLSGIGGSLMSCFSIQSNISVGASGALFGLLGAMLSELITNWTIYSNKCAALLTLMVVIAINLVVGVVPHVDSSAHIGGFVSGFLLGFVLLMRPQFGWISRRHIPPDFCLA; from the exons ATGGGGAAGAAGGCTTCGTATTCGCCAGCTATGAGCGACTTGGACGCTGGCCGAAGAGGCCCGTGGGTGGCACCGTGCCCCCCGCCGCCTCAGGAGACGTGGGTGGCGTGGTTGGTGCCCCTCATCGCCCTCGCCAACATTGTCTCCTTCGGCTACACCATGTATGTCAACGACTGCCCCTCCACCCACCGCCTCGAGGCCTCCGATTGCGTCTTCCCTTCCCTTGGCCGATTCGCGTTCGAgcccttctccatcaacccgcTCCTTGGTCCCTCCCTCTACAC GCTTGATAGTTTGGGGGCTCTTGATTACAATAAAGTAGTAGTGGAAGGTGAAAGATGGAGGCTTCTTGCCTGCATATGGTTACATGCTGGGGTTATCCATTTGCTTGCTAACATGTTAAGCCTTCTATTCACGGGCGTTCGTCTTGAACAGGAATTTGGATTTG TGAAAATTGGATTACTATATGTCCTTTCTGGCATTGGTGGGAGCTTGATGTCCTGTTTCTCTATTCAATCAAATATATCAGTTGGTGCATCAGGTGCACTTTTTGGATTGTTAGGGGCAATGCTGTCTGAGCTGATCACAAATTGGACAATTTACTCTAATAAG TGTGCAGCACTTTTGACTCTAATGGTCGTAATTGCTATTAACTTGGTGGTTGGAGTTGTTCCTCATGTGGATAGTTCTGCCCATATTGGAGGATTTGTTTCTGGTTTTCTGCTTGGTTTTGTGCTTCTAATGCGTCCTCAGTTTGGGTGGATCAGCCGTAGGCACATCCCTCCAG ATTTTTGTTTGGCTTGA
- the LOC103976043 gene encoding mediator of RNA polymerase II transcription subunit 17, with translation MEENAKRNRVDLDRLPIKRLDAIDEAGNEQFPPDVSHEEKRLGMIRRIDFSNVVAENTDTRKKQKKSPKEAAPAPQQAWPWQSLVENLQLAHQELSIIIDLINTVEANDAVAVAGMQRPKQLPNEILSDLAVSAATKLQRLRNLGRYFKQSSKAMEQKVSKEARFYGSLIRLQQHWKVKRQRLLAAGPGSEGFTFDMLDNPADTTMISRPSPIGVVRVLHETAGLLAIQRPQRSCRFISIRYLGTNFSSKHKGLPTGNIYGSDESPQADKKEALTDEDVNSWVKDTHSALREIHQSIFLEQVFDRVNRESYGPSPGINVTGMREDFLQLAIDQDTSICLCLVSSKNEDDIQMIDSRRHPQNGENGLTRPDSSASANTNEDNNPLKMNKFGVPNPVSLEIYLLHVFHKNFQVKVKERHFATRAPVPGQAPADSCGLSHFCKTVAHRIFSNKVLAEIECLVSRIPYLQLLSHPTWHSRSSSWSLSLKFPDSIFHAGCLSKHPNIYDVKHLTRSQFHTKIVVKDDQVTVSGEGAPGILSSFRGISADVFSVSCYGCDLDDLPLVLLQQIAGQIIHWLHEEALVVGMKVSRDFLCLYFDVDQGDMLGLVAHVDPNDVDGCISWWLIMEDGLTEDGKFSREKGEYENRRFLGHLSLEALYSLLMDLVNLCSSTTGSH, from the exons ATGGAGGAAAACGCAAAGAGGAACAGGGTCGATCTTGACAGACTCCCGATCAAGCGATTGGACGCCATTGATGAAGCCGGGAACGAGCAATTCCCTCC AGATGTCAGTCATGAAGAGAAGCGTCTTGGTATGATTCGGCGGATCGATTTCTCTAACGTGGTGGCGGAGAATACGGACACGAGGAAGAAACAGAAGAAAAGCCCCAAGGAAGCCGCTCCCGCACCTCAACAGGCCTGGCCTTGGCAGAGTTTGGTGGAAAATTTGCAGCTTGCCCATCAGGAGTTATCTATCATCATCGATCTGATCAACACG GTTGAAGCAAATGATGCAGTAGCAGTGGCTGGAATGCAAAGACCAAAGCAGTTGCCCAATGAAATCCTCTCGGATCTTGCAGTATCTGCAGCGACCAAGCTTCAACGTCTTCGG AATCTTGGTAGATACTTCAAGCAATCTTCAAAAGCAATggaacaaaaagtctcaaaagaGGCTAGATTCTATGGCTCACTGATCAG ATTGCAGCAACACTGGAAAGTAAAACGACAACGTCTGTTAGCAGCAGGCCCGGGAAGTGAGGGGTTCACATTTGATATGCTAGATAATCCAGCAGACACAACCATGATATCTCGTCCATCACCCATTGGTGTGGTTCGTGTTCTTCATGAGACTGCAGGCCTTTTGGCCATACAAAGACCTCAAAGATCATGCCGTTTCATATCCATTAGATATCTTGGGACCAATTTTAGTTCCAAACACAAAGGACTCCCTACAGGGAATATATATGGCTCAGATGAGAGTCCTCAAGCAGACAAGAAGGAAGCTTTAACTGATGAAGATGTCAATTCCTGGGTCAAAGATACACATTCAGCTCTTCGTGAGATTCATCAATCAATATTTTTGGAGCAG GTTTTTGATCGGGTGAATCGTGAAAGTTACGGCCCGTCTCCAGGAATTAATGTCACTGGGATGCGAGAAGACTTTTTACAGTTAGCAATTGATCAAGATACTTCAATATGTTTATGCCTTGTGTCCTCTAAGAACGAAGATGATATTCAGATGATTGACTCCAGGAGACATCCTCAAAATGGGGAAAATGGGCTCACACGTCCTGACTCATCAGCATCGGCAAATACTAATGAGGACAATAATCCTCTCAAGATgaataaatttggagttcctaatCCTGTCAGTTTAGAGATATATTTGCTCCATGTTTTCCATAAAAATTTCCAGGTGAAAGTAAAGGAGAGACATTTTGCCACAAGAGCACCAGTTCCTGGTCAGGCTCCTGCTGATTCTTGTGGTCTCAGTCATTTCTGTAAGACAGTAGCCCATAGAATTTTTTCCAACAAAGTGCTGGCAGAAATTGAATGTCTC GTCAGCCGAATTCCATATCTTCAGTTGTTATCTCACCCTACTTGGCATTCCAGATCATCATCATGGTCCCTTTCCTTGAAATTTCCCGACTCAATTTTTCATGCTGGTTGCCTCTCCAAGCATCCAAACATCTATGATGTGAAGCATTTAACCAGGTCACAGTTCCATACCAAGATAGTGGTCAAGGATGACCAAGTTACTGTGAGTGGAGAAGGTGCACCTGGTATCCTTAGTTCATTTAGAGGAATTTCTGCTGATGTTTTCTCAGTCAGTTGTTATGGTTGTGACTTGGATGATCTCCCACTGGTTCTTCTTCAGCAG ATCGCAGGCCAGATCATCCATTGGCTTCACGAGGAAGCTTTGGTAGTTGGGATGAAGGTAAGTAGAGACTTCCTATGCCTGTATTTTGATGTGGACCAAGGTGACATGCTTGGCCTCGTGGCACATGTGGACCCTAATGATGTTGATGGCTGCATATCGTGGTGGTTGATAATGGAGGATGGATTGACGGAGGATGGGAAGTTTTCTAGAGAAAAGGGGGAGTACGAAAACCGAAGATTTCTCGGTCATTTGTCTCTCGAAgcattgtattctctgttgatgGATCTAGTGAACCTGTGTAGTAGTACTACCGGAAGCCATTAA